From a single Nicotiana tomentosiformis chromosome 2, ASM39032v3, whole genome shotgun sequence genomic region:
- the LOC104100864 gene encoding nuclear transport factor 2B-like, which produces MNPDAVATAFVEHYYSTFDSNRAGLANLYQEGSMLSFEGVKIQGAQHIVAKLTSLPFQQCKHQINTVDCQPSGPIGGMLVFVSGNLQLPGEEHVLKFSQMFHLMPTQQGSFYVMNDIFRLNYA; this is translated from the exons ATGAATCCAGACGCAGTTGCAACGGCATTCGTGGAGCACTACTACTCCACCTTCGATTCGAATCGGGCCGGGCTTGCGAACCTGTACCAAGAAGGTTCTATGTTAAGTTTCGAAGGGGTGAAGATTCAAGGAGCTCAGCATATTGTGGCTAAGCTTACCAGTCTGCCTTTCCAGCAGTGCAAGCACCAGATCAACACCGTCGATTGTCAGCCTTCTGGTCCTATCGGCGGCATGCTTGTCTTTGTTAGTGGCAATCTTCAACTTCCCGGCGAAGAGCACGTCCTCAAGTTCAGTCAG ATGTTTCATTTGATGCCAACACAACAAGGGAGTTTCTATGTGATGAATGACATTTTCCGGTTGAACTATGCATGA
- the LOC104100863 gene encoding uncharacterized protein, with protein MSDWGPVFVAVVLFVLLTPGLLIQVPGRNRVVEFSNFQTSGVSILVHSIVYFALICIFLLAIGIHLYTGS; from the coding sequence ATGTCCGATTGGGGTCCGGTGTTTGTGGCGGTGGTGCTTTTCGTACTGTTAACGCCAGGTTTGCTGATTCAGGTACCAGGTCGCAATCGAGTTGTTGAGTTTAGCAACTTTCAGACTAGTGGAGTGTCCATACTGGTTCACTCAATTGTGTACTTCGCCCTCATTTGCATCTTCTTATTAGCCATTGGGATCCATTTGTATACGGGTTCTTAA
- the LOC104100865 gene encoding uncharacterized protein yields the protein MKDWAAPIIATALFAFLCPGLIFQMPGNNRPVDFMNMKTTFVSMLLHTVFFGLFLILFLVILNIHLYA from the coding sequence ATGAAGGATTGGGCAGCTCCGATCATAGCGACGGCGTTATTTGCGTTTCTATGTCCAGGACTAATATTTCAGATGCCAGGGAACAATAGGCCTGTTGATTTCATGAATATGAAGACCACCTTCGTTTCTATGTTGCTTCACACTGTTTTCTTTGGTTTGTTTCTTATTCTCTTCCTCGTTATTCTcaatatacatctctatgcttag